The genome window CCTCGCCCCGGCGGCCATCCACATAGTCAGCCAGGTTGAAACTGGGCGAATAGACTTCCAGGCCCAGTGATTTCCCTGCGTCCTGGGCCGCCACCCGGATGACGTAGGATTCCTGCGCCTGGGGCCACTTTTCACCCACCGACACCAGGGGCAGAATCCCGCCGGTCTGCGCGGCGGCGCCGGAGGTCAGGCCGGCGGCAGCCAGCAGGGCCAGGGTCAGGGTGCGGCGGGCCAGAGAATGTGCAAAAGGCTTGGGCATGACTAGCGTGAAGGATACCTCTGGCCGCAGCGCTAGCATCGGGAGCCAGATGCCTGACCTTTCTGCCCGCGCCCGCGCCGTGATCAACCCCCATGCCCTGCGCGCCAACCTGGGGGCGCTGGCCGAGCGGGCCGGCGCGGGGCTGCTGCTGCCCGTCAAGGCCAACGCCTACGGGCACGGCCTGGAGGAGGTGGCGCGCGTGGCGGCGGCCCACCCCGGCGTGTGGGGCCTGGCGGTGGCCACCCCGCGCGAGGCGGCGGCCCTGGCTGCACTGAATCTGGGTCGGCCTTTAGTGCTATTGACCCCCCCTATGCCCCACGAGGTAGGGCCACTGGCCGACCTGGGCGTGCGCCTGCCGGTGGCGTCGGTGCCGGAGGCCGACGCCTTGCCCCCCCACGCCCGCGCGCACCTGAAGGTGGACACCGGCATGAACCGCCTGGGGGCCCGTCCCGAAGACGCCGCCGCCGTGGGCCGCCGCCTGGCCGAGCGCGGGCTGCTGGAAGGCGCGTATACCCACCTGGCCACCGCCGATGAACCCGACCTCAGTTTTGCCCACGAGCAGCTGCGGCGCTTTGCGGCTGTGCTGGCGGCGCTGCCCCCCACGCCCACGCCCCTGATGACCCACGCGGCCAACGGCGGCGGCGTGCTGAGCTTTGGCGTGCTGCCCGGTATGGCGCTGGCCCGGCCAGGGCTGGCGGCCTACGGCTTCGCGCCGCCTCACCTGCGCGGCCTCCTGCCGCTGCGTCCGGTGATGACGCTACAGGCGCGCGTGACCCACCTGCACACGGCCTACGCCGGCGAGACAGTCAGTTACAGCGGCCTGTGGCGGGCGGCGCGCGACACCCTGGTGGCCACAGTCGGTGTGGGCTACGCCGACGGCTACCCCCGGAACGCCACCGGGCACGCCGAGGTGCTGCTGGGCGGCCAGCAGCGCCCGGTGCTGGGCCGCATCTGCATGGACCAGCTGATGGTGGACGTGACGGGGCTGGCCGTTCAGGTGGGTGACTGGGCCACCCTCTGGGGGCCTGCCGACGTGACGGTGACCGACGTGGCGGCCTGGGGCGGCACGGTGGAATACGAGGTCCTGACCGGCCTGGGCGACCGGGTCGAGCGCGTGATGGAAGCAGAGTAGCCGGGCCAGGTGGAGAAGTGAGCTGGCCTGCCGGCTGGAACGCTGACAACTTAGGAGGTCACCGATTAGCCAACTCCGCATCCGTTAGCCCGCTTGTGCGCCTCCTCGCGCGCCTGCCGGGCAAACGATTCAATCGGAGTCTGTCTAACACGGACTCCGATTGAATCGAGCAGAATGCCGGGTGAAATTCGAGCGGCCTTGGAAAGCTCTGCAGGAAAGCGAGAAGGAACAGCTGCGGATGGCGCGATCTGGAAGTGCTGACGGTGCCTGTTCGGCTGTGCTGCAATTTAGCGGAATCTATATGAGCCGCTCCCCCCGCGCCCCGTGAGAACTGCCTGCCGGGGCGCGAGCAGGCCGTGTGGCCCCGTACAGTCGCGCCGCGCCTGAGCCGGGAGGATAACCGGCATGTCTTCTGCGCCCATCGTCGTGGCCGGCCCCACCGGGCAACTGGGCCGCCTTATCACCCAGGAACTGCTGGGCCTGGGCGCCCCCGTGCGCGTGCTGGTCCGCCCCGAAAGCGACCCCGCAAAAGTCAGTGCCCTGCGCGCAGCGGGGGCAGAGGTCGTCACTGCTAACCCCGACCGCGTGCCTGACCTGATTCGGGCGGTGGAGGGCGCGGCCTGTGTGGTCTCGGCGCTGTCAGGCCTGCGCGCCGTGATCGTGGACGTGCAGACCCGCTTGCTGGACGCGGCGGTGGAGGCCGGGGTGCCCCGGTTCATCCCCTCGGATTTCTCGGTGGATTTCACCCGGCCAGGCGGCCGCAACCGCAACCTCGACCTGCGCCGCGAGTTCAGGGCGCGCCTGGATGCCGTGCCGATTCAGGCCACCTCGGTCCTGAACGGCATGTTCGCCGACCTGTTGACCGGGCAGGCTCCGGTGGTGCTGCCCAGGCTCCGGCGGGTGCTGTACTGGGGTGACGCTGACCAGCCGCTGGACTTCACGACGGTGGCTGATACCGCCGCGTTTACGGCCCGCGTGGCCCTGGACCCTGCGGCGCCCCGCTGGCTGCGGGTGGCGGGCGACGTGCAAAGTGCGCGCGGCCTTCAGGCGGCAGCCTCGGCCGCGACCGGCCAGCCGTTTGGCCTCCTGCGGGCCGGGGGAACGGGCAGCCTGCACGCCTTTGCCACCCTGACCCGCGCCCTCACGCCCCCCAGCGACGAGGTGTTTCCCGCCTGGCAGGGGATGCAGTATCTCCACGACATGTTCACCGGTCAGGCCAAGCTGACCCCGCTGGACAATGGGCGGTATCCGGCGCTGCGGTGGACGGGCGTGGCGGAGGTGTTGAAGGGGCTGTAGGTCGTGGGCTGTAGGAAAAGGGCAGCGGAAACGAATGTTCGCCGCTGCCCTTCCCACCCCCTACAACCCTAAAAAAACCTGATCACGTCGCGCACCACCACAAAGACCATCAGCAGCATCACGAAGGCGAAGCCCGCGAAGTTGATGGCCTGTTCCTGGCTGAAGCTCAGAGGCCGGCCACGCACGGCCCCCACCAGCACAAGCAGAATGCGCCCGCCGTCCAGACCCGGAATCGGCAGCAGGTTAAAAAAGGCCAGTGACAGGTTCAGCAGAATAGCCACCTGAAGCAGGGCCCAGGGGCTCACCGCCGCCGCCCGGCTGACAATCTCGGCGGTGCCGATGGGGCCGCTGACATTCTCGTCGCGCGACAGGTCAAGGGTAAAGAAGCGCTGGAACAGCCCGGCAAAGGAGCGCAGCACCTGCGGCAGGGCCTCGGCGGTGACCTGCCAGGAGCGGACGAAGGCGGTCCCCACGCTCACTGGCTGCACGTCTGGGCCGTAGCGGATGCCCAGCAGTTGCCGCTCGCCGCCTATTACGGGGGTCCAGTCAAACTTCACCTCGCGCGGCTGCCCGGCCCGCACCACCGTAAAGCTGTGGGGGCCAGGCTGCGTCAGCACCTCGCGCACGCCCTCCCAGCCGGCCACATCGCGGCCTCCCAGACGCGCTGTTTCTGGAATGTCCTGACCGTCGGCCGCCGTAATCACGTCGCCCACCTGGAGGCCCAGGGTCTGGGCGCGCGACCCAGCCACGACCTCCTCAATGCGGGCGCGGTCTGGGGCCGGTACCCCCTGGGCGCTGAAGTTAACGGTCATCAGCGTGGTGGCCAGCAGCAGGTTGACCAGCGGCCCGGCCAGCAACACCGCCACCTTGCCCCAGGCCGGCAGCGCCGCAAAGCCGCGCGTGGGCTGGCGGTGGCCGCCCTGGCCGTCCTCTTCAGGAGACATGCCGTCAATTTCCACGTAGCCGCCGATGGGCAGCAGCGACAGCCGCCATTCGGTGCCGTACCAGTTTCGGCGCAGCAGCACCGGCCCCATGCCAATGCTGAAGGAGTTCACTGTCACCCCCTGCCACCGGGCCAGGGCATAGTGCGCCAGTTCATGAATGAACGTCGCCAGACTAATAATCAGCAGCGTCCAGAGCAGCCCCAGTGGGGTCAGGGCGGCGGTGATGCCTTGCAGGACGTTCACGCGCGCACCCCGCCCACACACAGTTCCTTCGCCCGTGTGCGCGCCCAGGCGTCCACCTCGGCCAGGGTGTCCCAGGTCAGTGCGCCAGCTGGGGTCTCGTCCAGCACCTGCTCAATGAGGCGGGCAATGCCCAGGAAGTCCAGTTGCCCGGCCAGGAAGGCGTCCACCGCGACCTCATCGGCGGCGTTCAGGGCCACCGGCAGCAGGCCGCCCGCTTCGCCCGCTCGGTAGGCCAGGGCCAGGCAGGGAAAGCGGGAGAGGTCGGGCGCGCTGAACGACCATTCGCCGCGCATGGCCCAGCCCAGGTGGCGGCCGACCTCGCGCCCACGCCGCGCGCCGTGCACGTCACCGGGGCGGGTCATCCCGCCTGGCGCGGCGTCAATGGCGTAGGCAATCGGCAGGCGCATGTCCGTGGGGCCAAACTGCGCTTTCAGGCTGCCGTCCCGGAACCGCACCGCCGCGTGAATCAGGCTTTGGGGATGAATGACCACACCCACCTGCGATAGGGGCAGGCCGTACAGTGAGGCGCATTCCATGACTTCCAGCCCCTTGTTCATCAGGGTTGCGCTGTCAATGGTCACCTTGGGGCCCATGCTCCATGAGGGGTGCCTCAGCGCCTGCTCGGGGGTCACGCTGCTCAGGTCCGCAGGGCCCTCACGAAAAGGGCCGCCGCTGGCGGTCAGAATCAGCTCGGCCACGTCGTCTATGGCCTCGCCGGTCAGGCACTGAAAGATGCCCGTGTGTTCAGAATCCACCGGCACCACGCGCCCGCCCCCCTGCTCGGCCGCCGCCCACATCAGGTGCGCGGCCGTGACCATCGCCTCCTTGGTGGCCAGTGCCACGGCCTGCCCAGCTTCTAGGGCGGCGCGGGTGGGGGCCAGGCCAATCAGGCCACTCATGGCATTGACCACCACGTCCGTTTTCAGCGCTGCCAGCGCACTGGGGTCAGCGGTCACCTGCACGCCCGAGAAGCGCTGTTTGGCCTGGTCATACACCGACCCGTCCACACTAATCACCTGCGGGCCAAATTCACGCACCTGCACCGCCAGCAGGTCCAGATTCTTGCCGGCGGCCAGCGCCGTGACCCGGTAGCCCCGTTCGCGGGCAATGTCCAGCGTCTGCGTGCCAATACTGCCCGTGCTGCCCAGCACCGAAATGGTCTGTACCGAAGGGTTCATCTGCCCTGCATGGTAGAGGAAGCGGCCAGGGACGAATGGGGCACTGGGCAGGACTGGGCCGGACGCCGCAATGGTTGGCAAGCTCGGTTGCGTCCCATTGGACGGGCACAGCGGCCCCGTAGACCGGGACAGCTTTGCGAGAGAGTGGGCAGGAGCAAAATCCCTTCCAGGCATGAGGTTTGCAACTTGATGCTGCTCCGGGATGTTGGTGTGACAGATGGCCGTCCAGCTGAGACGAGGGTATAGGAGGGCGCGGCGAGAGACTGGCACCGAAAACGAACACCCGTGTGCATCCCATATGCGGGTCAGGATTGGTCTTCCTCACCGACACACTGCAGGCAGAACAACAAAAGAGGCGGCCTTAGCCGCCTTGTTTGTCCTCCCACCCATCACCAACGCCCCACCGCCCCTTACCGCGTAAACACGCTGATGTTCAAGAACAGGTATGTCGCGGGAACGGCAAACAACAGGCTGTCCACCCGGTCTAGAAACCCACCGTGGCCCGGCAAGCTGGTGCCGCTGTCCTTGGTGTTCAGAGAGCGTTTGAGGAGGCTCTCGGCCAGGTCGCCCAGCTGACTGGCGCTGGCGACCAGAATGGCGTACAGCAGCGCCTCGAATGGGGTCCAGATGTGGGTGGCGGTGGTCAGGCCCAGCACCATCAGAAAACTGAAGAGGAGCCCACCAATCGAGCCTTCCACCGTTTTGCCGGGGCTGACTTCCGGAGCCAGTTTGCGCCGCCCGAAAAAGTAGCCGACAAAGTACCCGCCGATATCGGCGGCAAAGGTGGCCAGCAGGGGCAGGGCAAGATACAGCAGGCCGTCGCCAGCGTCCGGGCTGTAGCGCAGCAGCAGAAAGTACCCCAGCAGCCAGGGAATGTACAGCAGCCCGAAGATGGAATACACGATGCGTTCCAGGGGCCGCTCGCCGGGCCGGATCACCTCCACGACCAGAAAGTAACCCACGGCTGCGGTCAGCACGGCTTCTCGCCACGAACCGCCGGGCCAGGGGGTGGAGGGCCACATGGGCAGGCTGGCCACCAGCAGCGCCGCCGCAAACACCCCCAGGCTCACGCGCCGCACGTCTATGTCGCTGCGGTCCAGCATGCGGATGTATTCGCGCAGCGCCATGATGGCCACCACGATCAGGCCGGGCAGCAGCGCCGCCCAGCCCACCCACACCACCAGACTCAGGATGGCAAAGCCCACCACGCTGGTCAGAATGCGGCTGCTCAGGGATTCCATGGCCCCTCCGGGGAGGCTGTGGGACGTGGGTTGTGGGCTGTAGGGACGCGCCTACACCCGACAACCCACCTCTCACAACCGGCGCGCGGCGCCTTCACCCTAGGATTTCCTGCTCCTTCTTCTGGAAGGTCGCCTCGACCCGCGTCACGTACTCGTCGGTGATCTTTTGCACGTCGGCCTCGCCGCGCTTGATCTCGTCGTCACCGATGCCCTCGACTTTTTTCACCTCATCCAGCGTGTGCTTGCGGATGTTCCGAATGGCGATGCGGGCGTCCTCGGCGTAGTTCTTGGCGTTCTTCACGAGGTCGCGGCGGCGCTCCTCGGTCAGCATGGGCAGCGAGATGAAAATCGTATCGCCCTTGTTGTTGGGGTTCAGGCCCAGGTCGCTGTCGCGGATGGCCTTTTCGATGGGGTTCAGCGCGCCCCGGTCCCACGGCGTGATGACCAGTGTGCGGGCGTCGGGGGTGGTGATGCTGGCCACCTGGTCAATGGGCATAGAGCTGCCGTAGTAGTCCACCACAATCTTTTTCAAGATGCCGGGGTTGGCGCGGCCCGTGCGCAGCACCGAGAGGTTATTTTCCAGCGATTCAATGGCCTTGCCCATCTTCTCGCGGGCGTCGGCCTGAATGGTTTTCATGTCAGCCATGTGAAGTCTCCTTACCGGGAAGTGCGGCCAGTGTAAAGGATGGGAAGCCAGCGGCAGTGCGCGGGGTGCGGGCGCGGGGTTGGGGATGCCTTGAGGATGCCCGCTTCTGGCGGGCGCGCGGCGCCTCAGACAGAGTGCTCCGTTGATAACCAGGAAGGGCAGCGATGGACACACCCCACGCCTGGGCCCCGCTGTCCTCCTGCCCGCTCTTCTGCGAAGCTCTTGGAGTCTGCCGCTGTCCGAGTCCCCTTGGATGAAACCGCTTTTATAACAACGGTTTCATCGGAGTTGGTCTCAGCTCTGGATGAGCGTGCCCACCCGCTCACCTTGAAGCAGGCGGCGCAGGTTGCCTTCCTGAAACAGATCGAACACCACGATGGGCAGGCCGCGGTCCATGCACAGCGTCAGGGCGGTGGCGTCCATGACTTCCAGGCGCTGCTCGACGACTTCCAGGTGGGTCGCCTGAGAGATGAACTTCGCGTCCGGGTTCTTGCGCGGGTCGCTGTCATACACCCCGTCTACCTTGTTTTTGGCCATCAGCACCACCTGGGCGCCAATTTCCAGGGCACGCAGGGTGCTGGTGGTGTCAGTGGTGAAAAAGGGCGCGCCGTTACCCCCGCCAAAGATAACCACGCGGTCCTTTTCGAGGTGCCGAATGGCCCGGCGGCGAATGTACGGCTCGGCCACGGCCGCCATCTGAATGGCGCTCATGACGCGGGTGGGGCGCCCGGCGGTTTCCATGGCGTCTTGCAGGGCCATCGCGTTCATCACGGTGCCCAGCATCCCGATGTAATCGGCCGTGGCGGGGTCCATGCCTTTGCCGTTGCGCTCGCCGCGCCAGAAATTCCCGCCGCCAATCACCACCGCCAGTTCGACCCCGGTGCCGTCCAGCGCCTGCGTGATGCGCCGGGCCAGCGCCGCCGTGGTGTCAGGGCTGATACCAAAACCGGATTCGCCCGCCAGGAATTCACCCGACAGCTTGAGTAGAACGCGCTTAAACATATGAACACCTCGGCAGGAATGGGGCAAACAAGGCCGGCAGCCAGCGGGCGCGGCTGCCGGAGCGACAGGAACAGGGAAGGGCCGCGCAGAAAAAAGCCCCTTTTCAGGGGCCCCGGTACGCTTTACGCGCCTATTTCGAAGCGGACGAAGCGTTTGACGCTGGCGCCGCCCAGGTACTTGGCGACCGTCAGGCTGTTGTCCTTCACGAAGGCCTGCTCGGGCAGCACCTTTTCGGAGTAGAACTTGCCAATCTGACCCTCGACGATCTTCTCGACGATCTGCTGGGGCTTGCCCTCGTTGAGCGCCTTGTTGGTCAGGATTTCGCGCTCTTTGTCGATGTCGGTGCTGTTCACTTCGTCGCGGGTCAGGAACTGGGGACGCTCGGCGGCCACGTGCAGGGCCACGTCCTTGGCCTGGGCGTCAGTGCCGCCGTCCACGTCCACCAGCACGCCAATCTTGCCGTTGCTGTGCACGTAGCCCGCCACGGTGCTGCCTTCCAGGTAGGCCACGCGGTTCAGGACGATGTTTTCACCGATCTTGCCAGCGGTGGCGGCGACCAGGGTGGCGACGGTTTCGCCGTCCACGCTGAAGTTCTTGAACTCTTCGAGATCACTGGTCTTCGCGTCCAGCGCGGCCTGCGCCAGCTTCTCGACAATCGCCTGGAAGTCGCTGTTGCGGGCCACAAAGTCGGTTTCGCTGTTCACTTCCACGATGGCGGCGCGGTTGCCGTCCACCTTGAAGCGCACGATGCCTTCCTTGGCTTCGCGGTCACCCTTCTTGACGGCTTTGGCAATGCCGCGCTCGCGCAGCAGCGCAATGGCCTTGTCCTCGTCGTTGCCGGCGTCGGCCAGGGCCTTTTTGACGTCCATCATGCCTGCGCCCGTCAGTTCACGGAGTTTCTTGATTGATTCCAGCATGGTCATGCCTCCTGTAAAGGATGAAGTTGAGGATGCTTAGAGAAAGGGGCTGTCCGGGCAAATCACCTTCGCCGGACAGCCCCCTGCCGGCCCTGTTTAGGCCTCGATGCTGTCGGTGGCGTCCTCGGTCTGCTCGGCGCCATCGGCCGCGCCCACGTCTTCGCCGCCGCCGCGCGCCTCGACCAGCAGGTCACCGATGCGGTGGGTAATCAGCTGGATGGAGCGGATGGCGTCGTCGTTGCCGGGCACGATGTAGTCAATGACATCGGGGTCAGAGTCGGTGTCGGCCAGGGCGATCACGGGAATCCCCAGCTTGTTGGCTTCCTGCACGGCGATGACTTCCTTGGTGGGGTCCACCACGAAGATCGCGTCGGGCAGGCGGCTCATCTTGCGGATGCCACCCACGAAGCGCTGCAGGCGCTCGCGCTCGGCGGCCAGCTTGATGCGCTCGGCCTTCAGTCGGTCATTGACGCGGCCCGACTCGAACATGTCGTCCAGTTCGTTCAGGCGGTCAATGCGGGTGCGCATGGTCTTGAAGTTGGTCAGCATGCCGCCCAGCCAGCGGCTGGTCACGAAGGGCATGCCGGTGCGGCGGGCTTCCAGTTCCACGATTTCCTGGGCCTGCTTCTTGGTGCCCACGAACAGAATCACGCCGCCGCGCTCAGCCAGTTCCTTGATGTAGTCAAAGGAGCGGTCGACCTGCTTCAGTGTCTTCTGGAGGTCAATGATGAAAATGCCGTTGCGCTCGGCGAAGATGAAGCGCTTGAACTTGGGGTTCCAGCGTTTGGTTTCGTGGCCGAAGTGAACCCCGGCTTCAAGCAACTGCTTCATGGAGATGTACGACATGAAAACTCCGGAGCGTTGATTCGGGAAAAAGTTTGCCGTCCTCGTGCCAGCCCCGCAGGGGAGGCCAGGCAGCGCGCGACGCTCGAGCGCGCGCAGCGAAGGGTCACGGGGGCACCCAAACGGAGAGTATACCCGAAAGTTAAGGTGCAGGGGAGAGGGCCAGGGCCTGCTGCGCCAGGTCCAAGGTCTGCCCGGCTTCGGTGGGCTGGTCATCTTCCAGATGCCACGCTGCAGAGAGGCCCGCGTAAGCGGTCACCCAGGCCAGCAGCCGGGCGCGGTCCAGGCCGGCCGCCGCCGCGATCACGCCCGCCTTCCGTTCCAGTCGCCCTGGGTGCCGGGCCGTCTCCAGTGACGGGTTACACAGCATGTTGGCAAAGTCGTAGCCCCGCTCACCCAGCAGGCCTTTGGGATCAATGACCAGCCAGCCGCGCTCCGAACTGTGGAGCACGTTGCCGTGGTGCAGGTCCCCGTGCAGCGGGCGCACGTCCTGGGGTGAAGAGAGGAGGGCCTGGGCCAGCCCCCAGCATCCGGCAAATAGGCTGCTCTGGCGCTGCCTCTCTTCCAACGCACGAAACCACTGCAGCAGCGGCGCCAGCTCGGGCGGCGGGTCACGGCGCGGCAGATGCACCCCCGCCGCCGCCCGGCACAGGATCCGGCTGGCCTCATCGTCCTGTCCGGCCCCGACCATCGCCGTCAGGTCGGGCTCAGGGTCCAGCTGCTCCATCAGCAGCGCTGGTCCTTCGTGGCGGTACACCTGCGCCGCACCCTGTCCCGCCAGCCACACCATCAAGAGGTTGCCGCGCTGCTCCTCGGCACCTTTCGCCACCTTTAGCATGGCCGCTTGCCCCTTCCACCGCACCGGGCACAGGTCGCTGCTGGGGGTCGAAAACGGCTCGCCGTCCGGTTCCAGCCCCCAGCGGCGAATATAGGTTTCGGTCCTCACCCGCTCAGTCTGCGTCTTCGGATGGACGTCCTTCAGCCCCTGCCATCCAGACTCCGATTGAATTCAGCAGAATGCCCGATGAACTCCGAGCGGACTTGGAAAGGGGCACAGCAGACTCGGAGAGCTTCTCAGGAGGGCGAGCGAGAGCAGAGACGGACTCCGCGTTGTGGAGCCGCAGACGAAAAGGCACCCTCTGCGCCGTAATGAAACGGAATCCGTATCAGGCCGTACACTGGCCCCTTATGGACTGGTTGTACGCCATCGTTTACGGCATCGTCGAGGGAATCACCGAGTTTTTGCCCATCAGCTCGACCGGGCACCTGATTCTGACCGGCAACCTGATGGGCGTGCCCTGGACCAAGGACGTCAAAGACGCTTTTGAAGTGGTGATTCAGGGCGGCGCCATCCTGAGCGTGCTGGTGTATTACTGGCGCGACTTTCTGAAGGTGCGGCACATCGGCACCGACCAGACCCAGCGCACCCTGTGGCTGGGCGTGCTGGTGGCCTGTATTCCGGCGGTGGTGCTGGGCCTGCTGTTCGGCGACGCCATCAAGGCCTATCTGTTCCGTCCCAGCGTGGTCGCCTGGGCGCTGATCGTGGGCGGTGTGCTGATCTGGCTGATCGAGAGCCGCAAAGTGACGCCGCGCGTGGACGCCATCGAGAAGATTGGGGTTCGCCGGTCCTTTCTGATCGGCGCTCTGCAATGCCTGGCCCTGCTGTGGCCGGGGTTTTCCCGCAGCGCCAGCTCGATTCTGGGCGGCATGGTGCTGGGCCTGGACCGCGCCACCGCTACCAAATTCAGCTTCTATCTGGGCGTCCCTACGCTGGGCGGCGCGGCTCTGCTGAACCTGATTCAGGAACGTGAACTGATTTTTGGCGAGATTGGTCTGGTCAACGTGCTGCTGGGTGCGGGCGTCAGTTTTGTCACCGCCTACTTAGCGATTGGCTGGCTGCTGAAGTTCGTCTCTACCAACACCTTTAAAGGGTTTGCGGTGTACCGCGTGATTGTGGGCGCGCTGATTCTGGCCCTGATTGCGGCGGGCGTCATGACAGACGGCAACCTGGCCTGAAGTTCCCTGCTGGACACCAACAGGGCCACCGAAGAAACGCAGACCGTCACAGGACAGGCTGCGTTTTTTGGACGAAACATCTGAGCTGAAGGGTGAACCCTGATGGGCAAGCAGGTCAGGTAGCCCAGGCTGGCTCAGCGGCGCGCATGGCTTTGACCTCGGCCCTCCGGTTGCGCCTCCGTTCAGCTGTCCGTCACAACTGACGTTGCAGCAGCACGGCCTGACCCCGGTGGTAAGCGATATGCCGCAACTGCCGCGCCAGCGAGTCACTCAGGACGCGCTCACCGAACGGCGTCTGAATCTGGTACTCCGGCGCAAATCCCTGCTCTGGGATGCGGGCGTAGCCTTCGCGGGCCTGCGCCAGCGCAGCTTCCAGCGCGGCAAGAATCGTCTCTTGCGGCGTGACCTCGCTCATGGCCGGTTCGCCTCTGAGGGCCTGTGTCCAGGGTTCGTTCTCCCAGCCCAGGTAGGCATAGGTCGCCTTCGGTCCGCCGCCCTGTTCTTCGGGAAGGTAGAGGCGGGCCCAGTCGAGAATATGCAGGGCCATCCAGGCCGCTGAGTGGCCGCCGCAGGGGGAACTTCTGGAAAACTGTTCTTCTGGGATGCCCTTCAGGGCCTGCACAAACGCCTGATGTTCCGTCTCAAATTGTTGAAGCAAGAACGCTTTGATGCTCATGGGGGCTCCTTTCATCTGGGGCTCAAGCCTGCTGGGCTTTATGTGGGCGGGGAGGAGGTCAGGGGGTCCGGCCGAATTACTCTATCGCCGCTTTTGGGACCAGCGGATAGGCAGGGCTGTCTTGCCGCAGGCTTGCCAGCGGTACGCGCGGCCGAAGAGGTCTGACGCGAGAAGCGGATTCCCTCCGAACAGTCGAGAGCAGGTCGCCTTGCCTTCAGAGGGCGTCATGAGGGCTGTCCATGAGCCAGGCGTATTGCTGAGAGTGATACGAACTCCGATTGAATCGTTTATGCAAACGATTCAATCCGAGCGGAGCGAGAAGGAGCAAAACGGGTTCCGGGCGTGGAGTTTGCAAATCGGTTCTGTTCCGATTTGTAAACGAAACAGACGGAATCCGTATGACAGCCTGTGGCATTGTCCTGCCTGCAACAAGGCACAGCCCCCCCCCTGTACGTTGCAGTTCTACAGGTCTGCTCGCCTCGGCGTCATCCCAGGCTTAAGCCATCCTCTGCCCGGCTTGTGGCGCTGACTCCTAGACTGAGTGTCATGAGGCCTGTGCTTCCCCTTCTCCTGCTGGCCACGTGGCTGGCGGCCTGTGACCCGGCGCCCCTCCAGACGACCGGGCCAGCGGCTGACCAGCGGCCGCCCAGCACCTCGGCCCCAGCCAGCACCGGGCGCGACCCTGACAGCGGTCTGCCCTGGGTGGCGCGTGCCGACCTACCCCCGGAAGGTCAGCGGGTGCTGACCCGGATTGCCGGGGGCGGCCCTTTCGCCTATAGCAGGGACGGCGCGACCTTTGGGAACCGCGAGCGCCTGCTGCCCCGGCAATCCAGTGCGTATTACCGCGAATACACGGTGCCCACGCCGGGCGAACAGGACCGGGGCGCGCGCCGCGTCGTCTGCGGCGGCCAGCCTGTCACCCGCACCGCCGAGTG of Deinococcus betulae contains these proteins:
- the alr gene encoding alanine racemase; its protein translation is MPDLSARARAVINPHALRANLGALAERAGAGLLLPVKANAYGHGLEEVARVAAAHPGVWGLAVATPREAAALAALNLGRPLVLLTPPMPHEVGPLADLGVRLPVASVPEADALPPHARAHLKVDTGMNRLGARPEDAAAVGRRLAERGLLEGAYTHLATADEPDLSFAHEQLRRFAAVLAALPPTPTPLMTHAANGGGVLSFGVLPGMALARPGLAAYGFAPPHLRGLLPLRPVMTLQARVTHLHTAYAGETVSYSGLWRAARDTLVATVGVGYADGYPRNATGHAEVLLGGQQRPVLGRICMDQLMVDVTGLAVQVGDWATLWGPADVTVTDVAAWGGTVEYEVLTGLGDRVERVMEAE
- the pyrH gene encoding UMP kinase, with the protein product MFKRVLLKLSGEFLAGESGFGISPDTTAALARRITQALDGTGVELAVVIGGGNFWRGERNGKGMDPATADYIGMLGTVMNAMALQDAMETAGRPTRVMSAIQMAAVAEPYIRRRAIRHLEKDRVVIFGGGNGAPFFTTDTTSTLRALEIGAQVVLMAKNKVDGVYDSDPRKNPDAKFISQATHLEVVEQRLEVMDATALTLCMDRGLPIVVFDLFQEGNLRRLLQGERVGTLIQS
- the dxr gene encoding 1-deoxy-D-xylulose-5-phosphate reductoisomerase, coding for MNPSVQTISVLGSTGSIGTQTLDIARERGYRVTALAAGKNLDLLAVQVREFGPQVISVDGSVYDQAKQRFSGVQVTADPSALAALKTDVVVNAMSGLIGLAPTRAALEAGQAVALATKEAMVTAAHLMWAAAEQGGGRVVPVDSEHTGIFQCLTGEAIDDVAELILTASGGPFREGPADLSSVTPEQALRHPSWSMGPKVTIDSATLMNKGLEVMECASLYGLPLSQVGVVIHPQSLIHAAVRFRDGSLKAQFGPTDMRLPIAYAIDAAPGGMTRPGDVHGARRGREVGRHLGWAMRGEWSFSAPDLSRFPCLALAYRAGEAGGLLPVALNAADEVAVDAFLAGQLDFLGIARLIEQVLDETPAGALTWDTLAEVDAWARTRAKELCVGGVRA
- a CDS encoding M50 family metallopeptidase codes for the protein MNVLQGITAALTPLGLLWTLLIISLATFIHELAHYALARWQGVTVNSFSIGMGPVLLRRNWYGTEWRLSLLPIGGYVEIDGMSPEEDGQGGHRQPTRGFAALPAWGKVAVLLAGPLVNLLLATTLMTVNFSAQGVPAPDRARIEEVVAGSRAQTLGLQVGDVITAADGQDIPETARLGGRDVAGWEGVREVLTQPGPHSFTVVRAGQPREVKFDWTPVIGGERQLLGIRYGPDVQPVSVGTAFVRSWQVTAEALPQVLRSFAGLFQRFFTLDLSRDENVSGPIGTAEIVSRAAAVSPWALLQVAILLNLSLAFFNLLPIPGLDGGRILLVLVGAVRGRPLSFSQEQAINFAGFAFVMLLMVFVVVRDVIRFF
- a CDS encoding NmrA family NAD(P)-binding protein; amino-acid sequence: MSSAPIVVAGPTGQLGRLITQELLGLGAPVRVLVRPESDPAKVSALRAAGAEVVTANPDRVPDLIRAVEGAACVVSALSGLRAVIVDVQTRLLDAAVEAGVPRFIPSDFSVDFTRPGGRNRNLDLRREFRARLDAVPIQATSVLNGMFADLLTGQAPVVLPRLRRVLYWGDADQPLDFTTVADTAAFTARVALDPAAPRWLRVAGDVQSARGLQAAASAATGQPFGLLRAGGTGSLHAFATLTRALTPPSDEVFPAWQGMQYLHDMFTGQAKLTPLDNGRYPALRWTGVAEVLKGL
- a CDS encoding phosphatidate cytidylyltransferase, with translation MESLSSRILTSVVGFAILSLVVWVGWAALLPGLIVVAIMALREYIRMLDRSDIDVRRVSLGVFAAALLVASLPMWPSTPWPGGSWREAVLTAAVGYFLVVEVIRPGERPLERIVYSIFGLLYIPWLLGYFLLLRYSPDAGDGLLYLALPLLATFAADIGGYFVGYFFGRRKLAPEVSPGKTVEGSIGGLLFSFLMVLGLTTATHIWTPFEALLYAILVASASQLGDLAESLLKRSLNTKDSGTSLPGHGGFLDRVDSLLFAVPATYLFLNISVFTR
- the frr gene encoding ribosome recycling factor; translation: MADMKTIQADAREKMGKAIESLENNLSVLRTGRANPGILKKIVVDYYGSSMPIDQVASITTPDARTLVITPWDRGALNPIEKAIRDSDLGLNPNNKGDTIFISLPMLTEERRRDLVKNAKNYAEDARIAIRNIRKHTLDEVKKVEGIGDDEIKRGEADVQKITDEYVTRVEATFQKKEQEILG